A single Streptomyces sp. Edi2 DNA region contains:
- a CDS encoding zinc-binding dehydrogenase — protein sequence MRAVEFQEYGGPEVLRVVETGVPEPGPGEVSIDVAYTGVNFADLKARAEGYRVPFLPFRPGLEVSGRIRAVGTGVDGLRAGQEVAALTDGGAYAETVVATAASVFPLPQGMSLRTAATLPTVLPTAHALVHEVGRLRAGETVLVQGAAGGIGTVAGQLAKAAGAGAVHGVVSDASKAEHARSYGYDEVFVGPDFPEEVRRATGGRGVDLALDPVGGDTFRRSLDALAVFGRLVSFGNASSAEPWQVGQPELYPLGRSVAGFSILSLARTAPEALRALAGRAFGAVAEGGVELPVTAEFPLAEAAGAHRLLGSRKSTGKLLLRVG from the coding sequence ATGCGTGCGGTGGAGTTCCAGGAGTACGGCGGTCCCGAGGTCCTGAGGGTCGTGGAGACCGGCGTCCCCGAGCCGGGGCCCGGGGAGGTGAGCATCGATGTCGCCTACACCGGGGTGAACTTCGCCGACCTCAAGGCCCGCGCCGAGGGCTACCGCGTACCGTTCCTGCCCTTCCGGCCGGGCCTGGAAGTCTCCGGGCGCATCCGCGCGGTCGGCACGGGCGTCGACGGGCTCCGGGCGGGGCAGGAGGTCGCTGCGCTCACGGACGGCGGCGCGTACGCCGAGACCGTGGTCGCCACCGCGGCGAGCGTGTTCCCGCTGCCGCAGGGGATGAGCCTGCGCACCGCGGCCACCTTGCCGACGGTGCTGCCCACCGCGCACGCCCTGGTGCACGAGGTGGGCCGGCTGCGGGCCGGCGAGACCGTGCTGGTGCAGGGCGCGGCGGGCGGCATCGGCACGGTGGCCGGCCAGTTGGCGAAGGCGGCCGGGGCGGGTGCCGTCCACGGCGTCGTCTCGGATGCCTCGAAGGCGGAGCACGCCCGCTCCTACGGCTACGACGAGGTCTTCGTCGGCCCGGACTTCCCCGAGGAGGTGCGGCGCGCCACGGGCGGACGGGGCGTCGATCTCGCCCTGGACCCCGTCGGCGGTGACACCTTCCGGCGCAGCCTGGACGCACTTGCGGTCTTCGGCCGCCTGGTGTCGTTCGGGAATGCGAGTTCCGCCGAGCCGTGGCAGGTGGGCCAGCCCGAGCTCTACCCCCTGGGGCGCTCGGTCGCGGGGTTCTCCATCCTGTCGCTGGCCCGGACGGCGCCGGAGGCGCTGCGCGCACTGGCCGGGCGGGCCTTCGGTGCGGTCGCCGAAGGGGGCGTGGAACTCCCCGTGACGGCGGAGTTCCCGCTCGCCGAGGCTGCCGGGGCGCACCGGCTCCTCGGCAGCCGCAAGAGCACCGGGAAGCTGCTGTTGCGGGTGGGGTGA
- a CDS encoding transcriptional regulator: protein MPDRSSHRAEPVHIHPEDVPVETALAALADPVRLQLVRELAGSADWSHSCGSFRVEVGKAALSHHFGVLRAAGLVEQRDQGPKRLNRLRREEFDARFPGLLGLVLREEG, encoded by the coding sequence ATGCCGGACCGCAGCAGTCACCGCGCCGAACCGGTGCACATCCACCCCGAGGACGTCCCCGTCGAGACCGCCCTCGCCGCCCTCGCCGACCCCGTACGACTCCAGCTCGTCCGCGAGTTGGCCGGCTCCGCCGACTGGTCGCACAGCTGCGGCAGCTTCCGTGTCGAGGTCGGCAAGGCCGCGCTGAGCCACCACTTCGGCGTACTGCGCGCCGCGGGCCTGGTGGAACAGCGCGACCAGGGACCCAAGCGCCTCAACCGCCTGCGCCGCGAGGAATTCGACGCCCGCTTCCCGGGGCTGCTCGGGCTGGTGCTGCGCGAGGAGGGGTAG
- a CDS encoding MFS transporter, with protein MVLGAALLGFFLISLDALIVTVALPDIGRSLGGGMSGLQWMVDGYTLIFAALMLSAGALSDRIGARQAYGGGLVLFALASAACGLAPNLAVLVAARLLQGAAAAVMMPASLALVRQGFPDQAKRAQAIAVWTVGGAVAVAAGPVLGGALTATVGWRWIFFVNLPAGLLALALLARVPASPRLPARLDVVGQVTAVVAMGALTYGVIEGGDKGFGRPLVVTSLMVAAAAAAAFLTSQARGAHPMLPLPLFRSRVVAVSLVVGFMLNAAYYGGVFLFSLYLQQERGQSALHAGLMFIPMTALVAVVNLVSAKLAARFGPRVPMVAGQLVGAAGLLALLGVGAHTPVWAVAALMVPVGLGGALTVPALTAMLLDAVPADRAGTASAVLNTGRQVGGAIAVAVFGALVAGADTFLAGMRWSMLLAAAGLVLTAGTTLTLPRNRRRNEQA; from the coding sequence ATGGTGCTCGGCGCCGCCCTGCTCGGCTTCTTCCTCATCTCGCTGGATGCGTTGATCGTCACCGTCGCGCTGCCCGACATCGGCCGCAGCCTCGGCGGCGGCATGTCCGGCCTGCAGTGGATGGTGGATGGATACACGCTGATATTCGCCGCCCTGATGCTCTCCGCCGGCGCCCTCTCCGACCGCATCGGGGCCCGGCAGGCGTACGGCGGCGGGCTGGTGCTCTTCGCGCTGGCCTCGGCCGCGTGCGGCCTGGCGCCCAACCTCGCTGTACTGGTGGCCGCGCGGCTGCTGCAGGGGGCCGCGGCAGCGGTGATGATGCCGGCGTCGCTGGCGCTGGTCCGGCAGGGCTTCCCCGACCAGGCGAAGCGGGCGCAGGCGATCGCCGTCTGGACCGTGGGCGGCGCGGTCGCGGTGGCGGCCGGGCCGGTGCTCGGCGGGGCGCTCACCGCGACCGTGGGCTGGCGGTGGATCTTCTTCGTCAACCTCCCGGCGGGCCTGCTGGCGCTCGCCCTGCTGGCCCGGGTGCCGGCCTCCCCGCGGCTGCCCGCACGGCTGGACGTGGTCGGGCAGGTGACGGCGGTGGTCGCGATGGGCGCACTGACATACGGCGTGATCGAGGGCGGCGACAAGGGCTTCGGCCGGCCGCTCGTGGTGACGTCGCTGATGGTGGCCGCCGCCGCGGCAGCCGCCTTCCTCACCTCGCAGGCCAGGGGCGCGCACCCGATGCTCCCCTTGCCGCTGTTCCGCTCGCGGGTGGTGGCGGTGTCCCTGGTGGTCGGCTTCATGCTCAACGCCGCCTACTACGGAGGGGTGTTCCTCTTCAGCCTGTATCTCCAGCAGGAGCGCGGGCAGTCGGCGCTGCACGCGGGCCTGATGTTCATCCCGATGACGGCGCTGGTCGCCGTGGTGAACCTGGTCTCGGCGAAGCTGGCCGCGCGGTTCGGCCCGCGGGTGCCGATGGTGGCGGGACAACTGGTCGGCGCGGCCGGGCTGCTGGCGCTGCTCGGGGTCGGCGCGCACACCCCGGTGTGGGCGGTGGCGGCGCTGATGGTGCCGGTCGGCCTCGGCGGGGCACTGACCGTGCCGGCACTGACCGCCATGCTGCTCGACGCGGTGCCCGCGGACCGGGCAGGCACCGCGTCCGCCGTGCTCAACACCGGCCGCCAGGTCGGCGGAGCGATCGCGGTGGCGGTCTTCGGGGCGCTGGTGGCGGGGGCGGACACGTTCCTGGCCGGAATGCGGTGGAGCATGCTGCTCGCGGCGGCCGGGCTCGTACTGACGGCGGGGACGACGCTCACACTGCCGCGGAACAGGCGCCGGAACGAGCAGGCGTGA
- a CDS encoding oxidoreductase: protein MTEHGKVWLVTGASSGFGRAIAEAAVAAGDTVIGTARRTEALADLVAAHPDRVEAIGLDVTDGERIDAVAADVLARYGRVDVLVNNAGRTQVGAFEETTDRELRDLFELHVFGPARLTRALLPQMRERGSGSIVNISSFGGQLSFAGFSAYSATKAALEQLSEGLADEVAPFGIKVLIVEPGAFRTNLFGKGAAYFSQEHPAYAEKVGATRKLAQDGDGAQPGDPVKAAAAIRLALDAEETPLRLALGGDAVDFLVGHLDSVRAELAAWEKVSRGTDFDTSG from the coding sequence ATGACAGAGCACGGCAAGGTCTGGCTGGTCACCGGTGCGAGCAGCGGATTCGGGCGGGCCATCGCGGAGGCCGCGGTCGCCGCCGGCGACACGGTGATCGGCACGGCCCGGCGGACCGAGGCGCTGGCCGACCTGGTCGCCGCGCACCCCGACCGGGTGGAGGCGATCGGCCTGGACGTGACCGACGGCGAGCGGATCGACGCGGTGGCCGCTGACGTCCTGGCTCGCTACGGCCGGGTGGACGTGCTGGTGAACAACGCGGGGCGCACGCAGGTCGGGGCGTTCGAGGAGACCACCGACCGGGAGCTGCGCGACCTGTTCGAGCTGCACGTGTTCGGCCCGGCGCGGCTGACCCGGGCGCTGCTTCCGCAGATGCGGGAGCGGGGCAGCGGATCGATCGTGAACATCAGCAGCTTCGGCGGACAGCTGTCCTTCGCCGGGTTCTCCGCGTACAGCGCGACCAAGGCGGCGCTGGAGCAGCTGTCGGAGGGACTGGCCGACGAGGTGGCACCGTTCGGCATCAAGGTGCTGATCGTGGAGCCCGGCGCGTTCCGCACCAACCTGTTCGGCAAGGGCGCGGCCTACTTCTCCCAGGAGCACCCGGCGTACGCGGAGAAGGTGGGCGCCACCCGGAAGCTGGCGCAGGACGGCGACGGCGCCCAGCCCGGGGACCCGGTGAAGGCCGCGGCGGCGATCCGGCTGGCCCTGGACGCCGAGGAAACCCCGCTGCGGCTCGCCCTCGGCGGCGACGCGGTGGACTTCCTCGTCGGGCACCTGGACTCGGTGCGGGCCGAGCTCGCCGCGTGGGAGAAGGTCTCCCGGGGGACCGACTTCGACACATCGGGGTGA
- a CDS encoding LysR family transcriptional regulator, whose translation MDVHGRDLRYFAAVAEELNFTRAAERLFVSQPALSKQIRMLEKQVGADLFHRDRRAVRLTGVGEALLPHARGMLAAWEAAEAAVEEASAAELHTLVIGMSTSPGRGLLPALRTRLVSRYPQARPVLRQVNWADPSAGLADGSSDVAFVWLPLQDGDRYRHAVVAQEPRLVALPQGHPLAARAAADGEGAVDFTELLDEPFLALPSEAGPLRDYWLALDARDGRAPLIGGVVGSAEETYEAVANGQGVALLATGNAPLVVRDEVIAVPVRGISPSRLAVAARRDDERPLVVAYLAAAAKLVVGTS comes from the coding sequence ATGGATGTCCATGGGCGCGATCTGCGCTACTTCGCCGCTGTCGCCGAGGAGTTGAACTTCACCCGGGCCGCCGAGCGGCTGTTCGTCTCCCAGCCCGCGCTCAGCAAGCAGATACGGATGCTGGAGAAGCAGGTCGGCGCGGATCTGTTCCACCGGGACCGGCGGGCGGTGCGGCTGACCGGGGTGGGCGAAGCCCTGCTGCCGCACGCCCGCGGGATGCTGGCCGCCTGGGAGGCCGCCGAGGCGGCGGTGGAGGAGGCGAGTGCCGCCGAGCTGCACACCCTGGTGATCGGCATGTCCACCAGCCCGGGTCGCGGGCTGCTGCCCGCGCTGCGCACCCGGCTGGTCTCCCGGTATCCGCAGGCACGGCCCGTCCTGCGGCAGGTCAACTGGGCCGACCCCAGTGCCGGGTTGGCGGACGGCTCCAGCGATGTCGCCTTCGTCTGGCTGCCGCTGCAGGACGGCGACCGCTACCGGCACGCAGTGGTGGCCCAGGAACCACGCCTGGTGGCACTGCCGCAGGGACACCCCCTGGCGGCGCGGGCAGCAGCCGATGGCGAGGGGGCGGTGGACTTCACCGAACTCCTCGACGAGCCGTTCCTCGCCCTCCCCTCCGAGGCCGGCCCGCTGCGGGACTACTGGCTGGCCCTGGACGCCCGGGACGGCCGCGCGCCGCTGATAGGCGGGGTGGTGGGCAGCGCCGAGGAGACGTACGAGGCGGTCGCCAACGGCCAAGGCGTGGCACTTCTGGCCACCGGCAACGCCCCGCTGGTCGTCCGCGACGAGGTGATCGCCGTGCCGGTCCGCGGCATCTCCCCCTCCCGTCTGGCGGTAGCCGCCCGCCGGGACGACGAGCGGCCCTTGGTGGTGGCCTACCTGGCCGCGGCGGCAAAGCTGGTAGTCGGCACCTCCTGA
- a CDS encoding aminotransferase class V-fold PLP-dependent enzyme has protein sequence MDLHAKYGLTSVINARGPFTPLGVSRSGGAVAAAVAEALSGFFVMAELQAAADRALARFAGAEAGTVVHCTASAITLAVAASMTGSSPERIAALPDTTDMPAAVLLPAGHAVNYGHPIEQAVRLAGAAPVRVGTEAACTLADLEAGLARPDVACLLLVSSRLVRGTGATLSEAVAAAHRRGVPAVIDGAAQDLRVAELLGTGADLVTVSGQKYLGSPTAGLVVGRTGPVAAVRAQERGIGRPMKASKEAVVGVLAALEARQERDMAAWRRQQADKVTDFVERAGALRGLTATSVPDPTGLPFRRAEIEVHPAVSGTNAADLAEALRTGSPSIWVMSDRQDEERLLLELVPLTEAEVDAVLDRLTELLPS, from the coding sequence ATGGATCTGCATGCCAAGTACGGTCTTACGTCGGTCATCAACGCGCGGGGGCCGTTCACCCCCTTGGGTGTCTCGCGCAGCGGCGGGGCCGTCGCCGCCGCGGTCGCCGAGGCCCTGTCAGGGTTCTTCGTGATGGCGGAACTGCAAGCGGCGGCCGACCGGGCCCTCGCCCGGTTCGCCGGGGCCGAAGCGGGGACGGTGGTCCACTGCACGGCGTCGGCGATCACCCTGGCGGTCGCGGCCTCGATGACGGGCAGCTCTCCCGAGCGCATCGCGGCCCTGCCGGACACGACGGACATGCCTGCGGCGGTGCTCCTCCCGGCGGGACACGCCGTCAATTACGGGCACCCGATCGAGCAGGCCGTCCGGCTGGCGGGTGCGGCCCCCGTGCGCGTGGGAACCGAAGCGGCGTGCACGCTCGCGGACTTGGAGGCCGGCCTCGCGCGTCCGGACGTCGCGTGCCTGCTGCTGGTGTCGTCCCGCCTCGTCCGCGGGACCGGTGCCACGCTGTCCGAAGCGGTGGCGGCGGCGCACCGTCGCGGGGTGCCCGCGGTCATCGACGGTGCCGCTCAGGATCTCCGGGTCGCGGAACTGCTGGGCACGGGGGCGGACCTGGTGACCGTCAGCGGGCAGAAGTACCTGGGATCCCCGACGGCGGGGCTGGTGGTGGGCCGTACCGGACCGGTGGCGGCGGTCCGGGCGCAGGAACGGGGCATCGGCCGTCCGATGAAGGCGAGCAAGGAAGCCGTCGTCGGTGTCCTCGCGGCGCTCGAGGCCCGGCAGGAGAGGGACATGGCGGCATGGCGGCGGCAGCAGGCGGACAAGGTGACGGACTTCGTCGAACGGGCCGGGGCCCTGCGGGGCCTCACCGCCACCTCCGTCCCGGATCCCACCGGGCTGCCGTTCCGGCGCGCCGAGATCGAGGTGCACCCCGCCGTCTCGGGCACGAACGCGGCCGACCTGGCCGAAGCACTGCGGACCGGCTCACCGTCGATCTGGGTCATGTCCGACCGGCAGGACGAGGAACGGCTGCTCCTCGAACTCGTACCGCTGACCGAAGCCGAGGTCGATGCCGTCCTCGACAGGCTTACGGAACTGCTTCCGAGCTGA
- a CDS encoding NADP-dependent oxidoreductase, which yields MPANTMKAIRLHEYGGPEVLRVDEVEVPEPGPGEVLIRVHAVGLNPPDWYVREGMPDVPAEFKPPFELPLIPGTDVSGTVEAIAADVHDFAAGDEVFGLLRFPVALQGGAYAQYVTAPASDLARKPAGVDHVHAAALPMSGLTAWQFLIELGHDHPSPFQEARHHPMALGSETTVLINGAAGGVGHLALQLAKWKGARVIAVASGPHETFLRELGADEFIDYTKERPEEAARDIDLVLDTVGGPHSRRFLRTLKRGGSLYPVYFGEFDDAENEKLGVTVTGTQVRSNGAQLAELARLLDAGTVRPAIDSTFPLTDASAAHERAARGHIRGKIVLTVA from the coding sequence ATGCCGGCGAACACCATGAAGGCGATCCGGCTGCACGAGTACGGCGGCCCCGAGGTACTGCGCGTAGATGAGGTGGAGGTACCCGAGCCCGGGCCGGGTGAGGTCCTCATCCGGGTGCACGCGGTCGGCCTCAACCCTCCCGACTGGTATGTACGCGAGGGAATGCCCGACGTGCCTGCCGAGTTCAAGCCGCCGTTCGAGCTTCCCCTGATTCCGGGCACCGACGTCTCCGGCACCGTGGAGGCCATCGCCGCCGATGTCCACGACTTCGCGGCCGGGGACGAGGTATTCGGCCTGCTGCGCTTCCCCGTCGCCCTCCAGGGCGGCGCGTACGCCCAGTACGTCACCGCGCCGGCCTCCGACCTCGCCCGCAAGCCGGCCGGCGTCGATCACGTGCACGCCGCGGCTCTGCCCATGTCGGGGCTGACGGCATGGCAGTTCTTGATCGAGCTCGGGCACGACCACCCCTCTCCGTTCCAGGAGGCCCGGCACCACCCGATGGCGCTCGGCAGCGAGACCACGGTGCTCATCAACGGCGCGGCAGGAGGCGTGGGACACCTCGCTCTCCAACTGGCCAAGTGGAAGGGAGCCCGCGTCATCGCCGTGGCCTCCGGCCCCCACGAGACGTTCCTGCGCGAGCTCGGCGCCGATGAGTTCATCGACTACACCAAGGAGCGGCCCGAGGAGGCCGCCCGAGACATCGATCTCGTCCTCGACACCGTCGGAGGCCCCCACAGCAGGCGCTTCCTGCGCACCCTCAAACGCGGCGGATCCCTCTACCCGGTGTACTTCGGCGAGTTCGACGACGCGGAGAACGAGAAACTGGGCGTCACCGTAACGGGCACTCAGGTCCGGTCGAACGGCGCTCAACTCGCCGAACTGGCACGCCTCCTGGACGCAGGCACGGTCCGCCCCGCGATCGACAGCACATTCCCGCTCACGGACGCCTCGGCGGCGCATGAACGCGCCGCCCGAGGCCACATCCGGGGCAAGATCGTACTCACAGTCGCTTAG
- a CDS encoding helix-turn-helix domain-containing protein, which translates to MRADARKNRDHLLAVASEAIAEQGVDGSMRDIARRAGVGLATLLRHFPTREALLDALLRTSFDELTVKAAELEASSSPEDALVSWLRDCVTWTTTYRGVTVLMAAAIEDPESALHASCVTLRAAGARLLARAQAAGAARTDIDGADLFALVAALAWLGDQPSLAPGADRLFGVVASAILTSAGRDGQPHDRMGES; encoded by the coding sequence ATGCGGGCAGACGCCAGGAAGAATCGTGATCACTTGCTCGCCGTGGCGAGCGAGGCCATCGCCGAGCAGGGCGTCGATGGTTCGATGCGCGACATCGCGCGCAGGGCCGGCGTCGGACTCGCGACGCTGCTTCGCCATTTCCCGACGCGCGAGGCGCTGCTCGATGCCCTGCTCCGTACGAGCTTCGACGAACTGACGGTCAAGGCTGCCGAGCTCGAAGCGTCGAGTTCCCCTGAAGATGCTCTCGTTTCCTGGCTGCGCGACTGCGTCACGTGGACCACGACCTATCGGGGCGTGACCGTGCTGATGGCAGCCGCCATCGAAGACCCTGAGTCCGCACTCCACGCTTCGTGCGTCACGTTGCGCGCAGCCGGTGCGCGCCTCCTGGCACGCGCCCAGGCTGCGGGCGCGGCACGCACCGACATCGACGGCGCCGACTTGTTTGCGCTGGTGGCGGCGCTCGCGTGGCTCGGGGATCAGCCCTCGCTCGCGCCAGGCGCCGACCGCCTCTTCGGGGTTGTCGCGAGCGCGATCCTGACGAGCGCAGGTCGCGACGGACAGCCGCATGACCGGATGGGCGAGTCCTAG
- a CDS encoding NmrA family NAD(P)-binding protein, which produces MRVLITGATGYVGRAVAVALAEAGHEVFALTRDPGSDRARALQDFGVRPLRGRLADRAVLSRMLAGADAVVHTAFDPDDPVGADRALFGALADAGRRQHLVYTTGCSVYGEHAHAVLTPQTPVDNGNLRAGLEAELRSAGLPHTVLRPGMVHGGDARSSIVGDWFREARSSGPVHRGRRDKVWSWIHVEDLARAYTAVLRAPKEHDGRTYLLADAHPTAPLAVVEAAARAVGSTAALAFAPVEDEKPVYRVFDRDEVIDSSSAGGALVWTPQESDVLAALPASFRQWSAAQP; this is translated from the coding sequence ATGCGTGTACTGATCACAGGGGCAACTGGTTATGTCGGGCGAGCTGTTGCGGTTGCTCTGGCCGAGGCGGGTCATGAGGTCTTTGCCCTCACCCGGGATCCGGGCTCGGACAGGGCGAGGGCGCTGCAGGACTTTGGTGTCCGGCCGCTGCGCGGGCGTCTCGCGGACCGTGCCGTGCTCAGCAGGATGCTCGCCGGTGCGGACGCCGTGGTCCACACCGCCTTCGACCCGGACGACCCCGTCGGCGCCGATCGTGCTCTCTTTGGCGCTCTCGCCGACGCCGGCCGCCGCCAGCATCTGGTGTATACGACCGGCTGCTCGGTCTACGGTGAGCACGCCCACGCGGTGCTGACGCCGCAGACCCCCGTCGACAACGGTAACCTCCGCGCCGGCCTGGAAGCCGAACTACGCAGTGCCGGGCTGCCGCACACCGTGCTGCGGCCGGGCATGGTGCACGGCGGCGATGCGCGCAGTTCGATCGTCGGGGACTGGTTCCGCGAGGCCCGATCCTCCGGGCCGGTACACCGGGGACGACGGGACAAGGTGTGGTCCTGGATTCACGTCGAGGACCTGGCGCGCGCGTACACGGCGGTCCTGCGTGCGCCCAAGGAACACGACGGGCGCACCTACCTGCTGGCCGACGCACACCCCACGGCCCCGCTGGCTGTCGTCGAAGCCGCCGCCCGGGCGGTCGGCAGCACCGCCGCCCTCGCCTTCGCCCCGGTCGAGGACGAGAAGCCGGTGTACCGGGTGTTCGACCGTGACGAGGTCATCGACTCCTCCTCCGCCGGCGGCGCGTTGGTGTGGACCCCGCAGGAGAGCGATGTCCTGGCGGCACTGCCTGCTTCGTTCAGACAGTGGTCGGCCGCCCAGCCCTGA